The Candidatus Omnitrophota bacterium genome includes a window with the following:
- a CDS encoding FecR domain-containing protein encodes MKKILLVMAFCSSVFAQEAFVLKISGRAHLNSGGVWEILKKDMRVSAGDSITTEAGAEVSLKLSDGHSVDIMGDSIFSLKENSEDLKEMDIWLGRIYAKVEKLPPSKKFTVRTPAAVCAVRGTKFTVDVDESKKTDVYVDEGIVGVMDSSGAGEEVFVEKGMMSSVKEGEAASPPAKAQTPPQKAEEKAEKAKKSAAPKSAPVASASAQAPREQSAESGQTAAASGNVAMNGSIGAVALTRDGVTKVYYEFSMYPELTFGKLGIGLELVVHFDENNQILKDEWTKERYPEKIDYIRWGHKHQDPFYFLIGRFRRPVSIGHGFIVNNYSNMARYPNVKKIGLEFDLDRNKWGIEAMTDDVTRADIIGGRFYARPLLETGIPLLRNLKIAASAGTDKDPDSDSETKNDAVTIIGADVELPLLNFKYFNASIYGDIAKMQMGDTYDSFNTSSTTNLVDGGIGKSAGISGKMFFLNFRGEYRIVEDNFIPGYFDGHYDLSRWQRFNVTNSSTTKAVRQLWGRTKDPVKVGPYIEAWFSFFRIIDFRASYEDYNTVKRDDPFYPHLIASASMAQLPFLANYTLEADYDKKGAHTWNDIKKVDENAILALKVGYRVAPNVTMLIVTRRNYDSEGNPTKTTTAETRIRF; translated from the coding sequence ATGAAAAAAATACTTTTGGTCATGGCCTTCTGCTCTTCTGTTTTTGCCCAGGAAGCTTTCGTTCTGAAAATTTCCGGCAGAGCCCACCTCAACAGCGGGGGGGTATGGGAAATCCTGAAAAAAGACATGCGCGTTTCGGCCGGCGATTCAATAACAACCGAAGCCGGAGCCGAGGTCAGCCTCAAGTTATCAGACGGACACAGCGTGGATATCATGGGGGATTCCATATTCTCGCTGAAAGAAAACAGTGAAGACCTGAAGGAAATGGACATCTGGCTCGGAAGGATCTACGCGAAAGTAGAGAAACTCCCCCCTTCCAAAAAATTCACCGTCAGGACGCCGGCGGCCGTTTGCGCCGTCAGAGGCACAAAATTCACGGTTGATGTGGACGAGAGCAAAAAAACCGATGTCTATGTGGACGAGGGTATTGTCGGGGTGATGGATTCATCCGGAGCCGGCGAAGAGGTTTTCGTGGAAAAAGGCATGATGTCTTCGGTGAAAGAAGGCGAAGCGGCATCCCCGCCCGCGAAAGCCCAAACCCCGCCTCAAAAAGCCGAGGAAAAAGCGGAGAAAGCAAAAAAAAGCGCCGCTCCCAAAAGCGCGCCAGTTGCGAGCGCTTCGGCCCAGGCGCCGCGCGAGCAAAGCGCCGAAAGCGGCCAGACCGCGGCCGCGTCGGGGAATGTTGCCATGAACGGCTCCATCGGAGCTGTCGCCCTCACCCGCGACGGAGTGACAAAAGTTTATTACGAATTCAGCATGTATCCCGAACTGACCTTCGGTAAACTCGGCATAGGCCTTGAGCTTGTCGTGCATTTTGATGAGAATAATCAGATACTGAAAGATGAGTGGACTAAAGAGCGCTACCCCGAGAAAATAGATTACATACGATGGGGGCACAAGCACCAGGATCCTTTTTATTTTCTCATCGGCAGGTTCAGAAGGCCGGTCTCTATCGGACACGGTTTCATAGTGAACAATTACTCCAACATGGCCCGCTATCCCAATGTCAAGAAAATAGGACTTGAATTCGATCTGGACAGGAACAAATGGGGGATTGAAGCCATGACGGACGATGTGACAAGAGCGGATATCATAGGCGGCAGATTCTATGCGCGGCCGCTCTTGGAGACAGGTATCCCGCTGCTGAGAAATTTGAAGATCGCGGCGTCGGCCGGCACGGACAAAGATCCCGACTCCGATTCCGAAACCAAAAACGACGCCGTCACGATAATAGGCGCCGATGTGGAACTGCCTCTGCTCAACTTCAAATATTTCAACGCGTCAATTTACGGCGATATAGCAAAAATGCAGATGGGTGACACTTACGATTCCTTCAACACCTCTTCAACAACTAATCTTGTTGACGGAGGAATCGGCAAGAGCGCCGGAATAAGCGGCAAGATGTTTTTCCTCAATTTCCGCGGTGAATACAGGATTGTGGAGGACAATTTTATCCCCGGCTACTTTGACGGCCATTACGACCTGAGCCGCTGGCAGAGATTCAACGTGACGAATTCATCAACGACAAAAGCCGTAAGGCAGCTCTGGGGCAGAACAAAAGATCCCGTAAAAGTCGGCCCTTACATAGAGGCATGGTTCTCGTTTTTCAGGATAATAGATTTCCGCGCGTCTTATGAAGATTACAACACCGTAAAACGTGATGACCCCTTTTATCCGCACCTCATAGCCTCGGCTTCAATGGCGCAACTGCCGTTCCTAGCCAACTATACGCTGGAAGCCGATTACGATAAAAAGGGCGCGCACACGTGGAACGATATAAAAAAAGTGGATGAAAACGCCATACTGGCGCTGAAAGTGGGATACCGCGTCGCGCCGAATGTCACCATGCTCATCGTCACCAGGCGCAATTATGACAGTGAGGGGAATCCCACAAAAACAACGACGGCCGAAACACGCATACGTTTCTGA
- a CDS encoding nucleotidyltransferase encodes MQSIILAGGFGTRLRPLTIAKPKPMIDVANAPIMEHVVNLLKKNDFTDITSLLYYQPDIIKNHFADGRKFGVNMSYVKTGADLGTAGATGTCREKMKGTFLVISGDVICDFDLKKAVAFHKKRKAIATIILTRVPDPLEYGIVITKKDGRISSFLEKPTWGEVFSDTINTGTYIFEPEIFKYLPEGREMDFSKNLFPLLLENKERFFGHICPGYWKDVGNLDEYLNSHYDAMTGKIKLSIKSRKTVRDGFPVWAGKNTVIPEKIRFDGPAIFGDNVTIEDGATIGDSCFGDGCRIGKHSKISRSVMQADSGCGHHCDIKETIVGFGTNISENVKSSPGAVIGNDCEIGAGATLKAHIKVWPQKTVEAGAFVNSSVIWSDRFSRNLFGSHGINGLANIEITPEFATRIGAALGDKIGKGNYVLTSRDANQNSRMIKRSIIAGLISTGVKVGDLRTMPIPVVRYESGKEGEAGGIHVRMSPFDPRIIDILFFDESGCEISPAKQKAIEQTFFKDDISRAGIDEVGEIMLPPRASEYYREGFLSSLNESVIRKKSVKIICDYAFSPASLIFPSILGRLKIETISLNGVLHPQRTSKTHEEFVQSIDTVANVVKSVKADLGVMFDVGGEKIFLVDGKGRRIHSQKALLVVLSLIGMSKKKGKICLPVNCTIEAKKIAGKYGLEALSSGATPQRLMSACKQKDIIFGADGKGGFIFPEFQPSFDGMFSVCKIIELCSELGVSLAEIASKIKDPEISGRSIYCPWEKKGLLMRKLSEAFPAAKTELVDGIKVIEKNSWILFMPSSDRAAFTLSCEAPSKKEALKIIAKHAATIKKWLK; translated from the coding sequence ATGCAGTCAATAATTCTCGCGGGCGGCTTCGGCACGAGGCTCAGACCCCTGACCATCGCCAAACCGAAACCCATGATAGACGTCGCCAACGCTCCCATAATGGAGCATGTTGTCAATCTGCTGAAAAAAAACGACTTCACCGATATAACATCCCTGCTCTACTATCAGCCCGACATAATAAAGAATCATTTCGCCGACGGGAGGAAATTCGGCGTAAACATGAGCTATGTCAAAACCGGAGCGGACCTCGGCACAGCGGGGGCCACCGGGACATGCCGCGAAAAAATGAAAGGCACTTTCCTGGTGATAAGCGGCGATGTCATCTGCGATTTTGACCTCAAGAAAGCCGTGGCCTTCCATAAAAAAAGAAAGGCCATCGCCACCATCATCCTCACGCGCGTCCCGGATCCTCTTGAGTATGGGATCGTGATAACAAAAAAAGACGGCAGGATATCCAGTTTTCTCGAAAAACCGACATGGGGCGAAGTGTTTTCCGACACCATCAACACCGGCACATATATTTTTGAGCCCGAGATCTTCAAATACCTTCCCGAGGGCCGCGAAATGGATTTTTCCAAAAATCTGTTCCCCCTGCTTCTTGAAAATAAAGAACGCTTTTTCGGCCACATCTGCCCCGGCTACTGGAAAGACGTAGGGAATCTCGACGAATACCTCAACAGCCATTACGACGCGATGACCGGAAAAATCAAACTCAGCATAAAATCGCGTAAGACTGTCAGAGACGGTTTCCCCGTCTGGGCGGGTAAAAACACCGTGATACCCGAAAAGATCAGATTTGACGGCCCCGCCATCTTCGGAGATAATGTCACGATTGAAGACGGCGCTACGATAGGCGACTCCTGTTTCGGCGACGGCTGCCGCATAGGCAAACACTCCAAAATATCCCGGAGCGTCATGCAGGCAGATTCCGGCTGCGGCCATCACTGCGACATAAAAGAAACGATAGTGGGCTTCGGGACGAATATCTCGGAGAATGTAAAGAGTTCGCCGGGAGCCGTCATAGGCAATGACTGCGAAATAGGCGCGGGAGCGACGCTGAAAGCCCACATAAAAGTCTGGCCGCAAAAAACAGTGGAGGCGGGAGCTTTTGTGAACAGCTCGGTGATCTGGTCCGACAGGTTTTCCAGGAATCTTTTCGGCAGCCACGGCATAAACGGCCTCGCGAACATAGAGATCACTCCCGAATTCGCCACGCGCATCGGAGCGGCGCTGGGCGATAAAATAGGCAAAGGCAATTATGTCCTGACATCCCGCGACGCCAATCAGAATTCAAGGATGATCAAAAGATCCATCATAGCGGGATTGATATCCACAGGCGTAAAAGTCGGCGACCTCAGGACCATGCCTATCCCCGTGGTGAGATACGAGAGCGGAAAGGAGGGCGAAGCCGGCGGCATCCATGTGCGCATGTCGCCCTTTGACCCGCGCATAATAGATATACTGTTCTTTGACGAGAGCGGCTGCGAGATATCTCCCGCGAAACAAAAAGCCATAGAGCAGACCTTTTTTAAAGACGACATAAGCCGCGCCGGAATTGATGAGGTGGGTGAGATAATGCTGCCTCCGCGGGCATCCGAATATTATAGGGAAGGTTTTCTGAGCAGCCTCAACGAGAGCGTTATCCGAAAGAAAAGCGTTAAAATAATCTGTGATTATGCCTTCTCGCCCGCCTCGCTCATTTTCCCCTCTATACTCGGACGGCTAAAAATAGAAACAATCTCCTTAAACGGCGTTCTCCATCCGCAGCGCACGAGCAAAACCCACGAAGAATTCGTGCAATCCATAGACACCGTGGCCAATGTCGTGAAATCGGTGAAAGCGGATCTGGGCGTGATGTTTGACGTGGGAGGAGAAAAAATATTTCTTGTGGACGGAAAAGGAAGGCGTATCCATTCCCAGAAAGCCCTCCTTGTGGTCCTATCGCTCATCGGAATGTCAAAAAAGAAAGGGAAAATATGCCTGCCGGTCAACTGTACCATAGAGGCAAAAAAAATAGCAGGGAAATACGGCCTTGAAGCCCTGTCCTCCGGAGCGACACCCCAGAGGCTGATGAGCGCCTGCAAGCAAAAAGACATAATCTTCGGCGCCGACGGCAAAGGCGGTTTTATTTTTCCGGAATTCCAGCCGAGTTTTGACGGGATGTTCAGCGTCTGCAAGATCATTGAATTGTGCTCGGAGCTCGGCGTGAGCCTTGCCGAAATCGCGTCAAAAATAAAAGACCCCGAAATATCCGGGCGGTCCATTTACTGCCCCTGGGAGAAAAAGGGCCTTCTGATGAGGAAACTCTCGGAAGCTTTTCCCGCGGCGAAAACCGAACTTGTGGACGGGATAAAAGTGATAGAAAAAAACTCATGGATCCTTTTTATGCCCTCATCCGACAGGGCCGCCTTTACTCTCTCCTGCGAAGCCCCGTCAAAAAAAGAAGCCCTGAAAATCATTGCAAAACACGCCGCGACAATAAAAAAGTGGCTTAAATAA
- a CDS encoding tetratricopeptide repeat protein, which yields MIPLLFLLVPLAVNPWGLDPYLIKNLLVCLTLCYISLKTLYGAGGTRRGHLSVQISVFLAIIFLSLAASSNLSVSALKLAGTASILLLYFFIDDSGREKALDFTAYAIIIVCAAAIGQKSAFLMFSFTTGFAGRVSSTLGNPNFLSSYLLISFPLFIYWAKKKNKQYLTALPYIAILPSETAGSILALLPVLALFFFGKKNKFSLPGILFPAHLLVIIVAIFATDISSKQMSVKERFFKWKVGVEILKKQPVLGAGWGGVKSNFALYQNKVKRDWTLKSTSESKIHNDYIQIAAESGIAGALAYAWLLISALILLRKKNFYAFAALIAFMLDSITNFPGELPSSLMLLPLILSFDGGDEKLKQGKAPGIVIALIAVTSLFIIGKDFAADISRKKGYDSYAAGDFKKAESSWLRAHRLSPTSGKSAYALGMLYVNTKNYTGAINKFLDSIRIRQYGEVYNNLGNALYLSGNIPAALKAWEKAVELECPEKENIQKNIQLLGR from the coding sequence TTGATACCCTTACTCTTTCTGCTCGTGCCTCTTGCGGTCAACCCATGGGGATTGGACCCTTATCTTATTAAAAATCTGCTCGTGTGCCTGACCCTCTGTTATATTTCCCTCAAAACGCTCTACGGCGCCGGGGGAACGCGGCGCGGACATCTTTCCGTACAGATCTCGGTTTTTCTCGCCATTATCTTTCTTTCCCTCGCCGCGAGCTCCAATCTCAGCGTCTCCGCCCTGAAACTAGCCGGGACGGCAAGCATTCTTCTTCTTTATTTCTTCATAGACGACAGCGGCAGGGAAAAGGCCCTGGATTTTACAGCATACGCGATAATCATCGTGTGCGCCGCGGCCATCGGCCAGAAAAGCGCTTTCCTCATGTTTTCTTTTACTACGGGTTTCGCGGGAAGAGTCTCATCCACCCTTGGCAACCCCAATTTCCTTTCAAGTTATCTCCTGATCAGTTTCCCGCTTTTTATATACTGGGCGAAAAAGAAAAACAAGCAATATCTGACGGCGCTTCCTTATATAGCAATACTGCCCAGCGAAACCGCCGGCAGCATCCTCGCGCTGCTGCCTGTACTGGCGCTCTTTTTCTTCGGCAAAAAAAACAAGTTTTCGCTCCCGGGAATTCTTTTCCCCGCGCATTTGCTGGTCATTATCGTTGCCATTTTCGCGACAGATATCTCATCAAAACAAATGTCTGTCAAAGAGCGTTTTTTTAAATGGAAAGTCGGCGTTGAAATACTGAAAAAACAACCCGTCCTCGGGGCCGGCTGGGGAGGCGTAAAAAGCAATTTCGCTCTTTACCAGAATAAGGTCAAACGGGATTGGACGCTCAAGTCCACTTCTGAAAGCAAAATACACAACGACTATATACAAATAGCGGCCGAATCCGGCATTGCGGGAGCGCTGGCCTATGCCTGGCTTTTAATTTCGGCGCTGATATTGCTGCGTAAAAAAAACTTCTACGCTTTCGCGGCTTTGATCGCCTTTATGCTTGATTCCATCACAAATTTTCCGGGAGAACTTCCCTCCTCGCTCATGCTCCTTCCTCTCATACTTTCTTTTGACGGCGGGGATGAAAAACTGAAACAGGGCAAAGCGCCCGGCATCGTCATCGCGCTCATTGCCGTTACCTCTCTGTTCATCATAGGCAAAGATTTTGCCGCGGATATTTCGAGAAAAAAAGGATATGACAGCTACGCGGCCGGAGATTTCAAAAAAGCCGAATCCTCATGGCTTCGCGCGCACAGGCTCTCGCCCACATCCGGCAAATCCGCCTATGCCCTCGGCATGCTGTATGTGAACACAAAAAATTACACCGGGGCTATAAATAAATTCCTTGACTCCATCAGGATCAGACAATACGGCGAAGTCTATAATAATCTCGGCAACGCCCTTTATCTCAGCGGCAATATCCCAGCGGCGCTGAAAGCGTGGGAAAAGGCCGTTGAACTTGAATGCCCCGAAAAAGAAAACATCCAAAAAAATATACAGCTCTTGGGCCGTTAA